One genomic segment of Amycolatopsis granulosa includes these proteins:
- a CDS encoding type III PLP-dependent enzyme: MTPATLDRIRRFLREHDPPAPCLVVDAGAVAARVREFGRDFPHSRLCYAVKANPEPAVLRAVLAAGGGFDVASPAEIDACLAAGADPAALSYGNTIKKAADIAFAHGRGVRDFTTDSAGDLAALAEHAPGASVSVRILVDGPASATPFGQKFGCEPDRAAELLVAAGRLGLDAAGVAFHVGSQQADPQAWETGIAAAAKIFAECAAAGVQPRRLNLGGGFGVTYREAVPPLESYARTIRAAVRAHFPREPEVLLEPGRAVVAEAGLIRTEVVLVSSRFGRRWVYLDVGRYNGLAETENEAIPYRLDPPDRYGPRGPVVIAGPTCDGDDVMYQRTPYELPLSLRAGDRLDILDAGAYTASYSSVAFNGIPPLPTYCLEGDTTTHDT; encoded by the coding sequence GTGACACCAGCAACCCTGGACCGGATCCGCCGGTTCCTGCGTGAGCACGACCCGCCCGCACCGTGCCTGGTGGTGGACGCCGGCGCCGTCGCCGCCCGGGTACGGGAGTTCGGCCGGGACTTCCCGCATTCCCGGCTGTGCTACGCGGTCAAGGCGAACCCCGAGCCGGCCGTGCTCCGGGCCGTCCTGGCCGCGGGCGGCGGGTTCGACGTCGCGAGCCCCGCCGAGATCGACGCGTGCCTGGCCGCCGGTGCCGACCCGGCCGCGCTGTCCTACGGCAACACGATCAAGAAGGCCGCCGACATCGCCTTCGCCCACGGCCGGGGCGTGCGGGACTTCACCACTGACTCCGCGGGCGACCTGGCGGCGCTCGCGGAACACGCGCCGGGCGCGTCGGTATCGGTGCGGATCCTCGTCGACGGCCCGGCTTCGGCGACCCCGTTCGGGCAGAAGTTCGGCTGCGAACCGGACCGCGCGGCCGAACTGCTGGTCGCGGCCGGCCGGCTGGGGCTGGACGCCGCCGGGGTCGCGTTCCACGTCGGCTCGCAGCAGGCGGACCCGCAGGCGTGGGAGACGGGGATCGCGGCGGCGGCGAAGATCTTCGCCGAGTGCGCCGCCGCAGGTGTGCAGCCGCGGCGGCTGAACCTCGGCGGTGGCTTCGGCGTCACATATCGGGAGGCGGTGCCACCGCTGGAGTCCTACGCGCGGACGATCCGCGCCGCGGTGCGGGCGCACTTCCCCCGGGAACCGGAGGTCCTGCTCGAGCCCGGTCGCGCCGTGGTGGCGGAGGCCGGCCTGATTCGCACGGAGGTGGTGCTGGTGTCCAGCAGGTTCGGCCGGCGCTGGGTCTATCTCGACGTCGGGCGATACAACGGGCTGGCGGAGACCGAGAACGAGGCGATCCCCTACCGGCTGGATCCGCCCGACCGGTACGGTCCGCGCGGGCCGGTCGTGATCGCCGGACCGACCTGCGACGGGGACGACGTGATGTACCAGCGCACGCCGTACGAACTGCCGTTGTCGCTGCGGGCCGGCGACCGGCTGGACATCCTCGACGCCGGCGCCTACACGGCGAGCTACTCGTCGGTGGCGTTCAACGGGATCCCACCGCTGCCCACCTACTGCCTTGAAGGAGACACGACCACCCATGACACCTGA
- a CDS encoding solute symporter family protein — translation MSHLLVAGSATADSSPILNVAVFALFVAITLYVVYRVGSRHSSRSDYYAAGGVFTGRQNGIALSGDFLSAASFLGIAGAIAVHGYDGFLYSIGFLVAWLVDLLLIAELLRNTGRFTMGDVLSFRMKQRPVRAAAATSTLVISLFYMLAQMAGAGGLIALLLDIRGGFGQALVIAVVGIVMVVYVLVGGMKGTTYVQIIKAAILILAAVLMTVFLFGKFGFSLSNLLSQAAYRSPMGERLLEPGGQYGANGTTKLDFVSLAVALILGAAALPHVLMRFYTVPNAQEARRSVVWATACMFVFYLCTLVIGFGAAALVGSGEIKAAPGGENSAAPLLALHIGGTLLLGIIAAVAFATILAVVAGLTLTASASFAHDVYANIVKRGQADPADEVRVARLTAIVIGVLAIIGGILANGQNIAFLVALAFAVAASANLSTLLYSLFWKRFNTTGTLWAIYGGLGACLVLVVFSPVVSGAPESIIKGVDFHWFPLKNPGLVSIPFSFLCGFLGTLAGRDKADARKHAEMEVRAMTGIGS, via the coding sequence ATGAGCCACCTTCTCGTCGCGGGCAGCGCGACCGCGGACAGCAGCCCGATCCTGAACGTGGCCGTGTTCGCCCTGTTCGTCGCCATCACGCTGTACGTGGTGTACCGCGTGGGCAGCAGGCATTCCTCCCGCTCCGACTACTACGCCGCGGGCGGCGTGTTCACCGGCAGGCAGAACGGGATCGCGCTGTCCGGCGACTTCCTGTCGGCCGCCTCGTTCCTCGGCATCGCCGGCGCCATCGCCGTGCACGGCTACGACGGCTTCCTCTACTCCATCGGTTTCCTGGTCGCCTGGCTGGTGGACCTGCTGCTCATCGCGGAGCTGCTGCGCAACACCGGCCGCTTCACCATGGGCGACGTGCTGAGTTTCCGGATGAAGCAGCGCCCGGTGCGGGCCGCGGCCGCGACGTCGACGCTGGTGATCTCGCTGTTCTACATGCTGGCCCAGATGGCCGGTGCCGGCGGCCTGATCGCGCTGCTGCTGGACATCCGCGGCGGTTTCGGCCAGGCGCTGGTCATCGCCGTGGTGGGCATCGTGATGGTCGTGTACGTGCTGGTCGGCGGCATGAAGGGCACCACCTACGTGCAGATCATCAAGGCCGCCATCCTGATCCTGGCCGCGGTGCTGATGACGGTGTTCCTGTTCGGCAAGTTCGGGTTCAGCCTGTCGAACCTGCTCTCGCAGGCCGCCTACCGCAGCCCGATGGGCGAGCGGCTGCTCGAGCCGGGCGGCCAGTACGGCGCCAACGGCACCACGAAGCTGGACTTCGTGTCGCTCGCCGTGGCGCTGATCCTGGGTGCCGCCGCGCTGCCGCACGTCCTGATGCGCTTCTACACCGTGCCCAACGCGCAGGAGGCGCGCCGCTCGGTGGTGTGGGCCACCGCCTGCATGTTCGTGTTCTACCTGTGCACCCTGGTGATCGGCTTCGGCGCCGCCGCACTGGTCGGCAGCGGCGAGATCAAGGCCGCGCCGGGCGGCGAGAACTCCGCGGCGCCGCTGCTGGCCCTGCACATCGGCGGCACCCTGCTGCTGGGCATCATCGCGGCGGTCGCCTTCGCGACGATCCTCGCGGTCGTGGCGGGCCTGACGCTCACCGCGTCGGCCTCCTTCGCGCACGACGTGTACGCGAACATCGTCAAGCGCGGGCAGGCCGACCCGGCCGACGAGGTGCGGGTGGCGCGGCTGACCGCGATCGTGATCGGCGTGCTGGCGATCATCGGCGGAATCCTCGCCAACGGGCAGAACATCGCGTTCCTGGTCGCGCTGGCGTTCGCGGTCGCGGCGTCGGCGAACCTCTCGACGCTGCTGTACTCGCTGTTCTGGAAGCGCTTCAACACCACCGGCACGCTGTGGGCGATCTACGGCGGCCTGGGCGCGTGCCTGGTGCTGGTGGTCTTCTCGCCGGTCGTGTCCGGGGCGCCGGAGTCGATCATCAAGGGCGTGGACTTCCACTGGTTCCCGCTGAAGAACCCGGGTCTGGTGTCGATCCCGTTCTCGTTCCTGTGCGGCTTCCTCGGCACGCTGGCCGGCCGGGACAAGGCCGACGCGCGCAAGCACGCCGAGATGGAGGTCCGTGCGATGACCGGCATCGGCTCCTGA
- a CDS encoding DUF485 domain-containing protein encodes MQDVAPTPAAPNPVEDPGELRPLFGAPAEKAPRPRPPAGPDFVAIQHSPEFTELRGRFRRFVFPMSLAFVLWYLAYVLLAAYAHAFMSTKVFGEVNVAIVLGVLQFVSTAAITAGYLRFARRRIDPGVDKVRRQAGVQ; translated from the coding sequence ATGCAGGACGTCGCCCCTACCCCTGCGGCGCCCAACCCCGTGGAGGATCCGGGAGAACTGCGGCCGCTGTTCGGCGCTCCCGCGGAGAAGGCGCCGCGGCCACGCCCTCCGGCCGGCCCCGACTTCGTGGCCATCCAGCACAGTCCCGAATTCACCGAGTTGCGCGGCCGCTTCCGGCGGTTCGTGTTCCCGATGAGCCTGGCGTTCGTGCTCTGGTACCTCGCCTACGTGCTGCTCGCCGCGTACGCCCACGCCTTCATGAGCACGAAGGTGTTCGGCGAGGTCAACGTCGCGATCGTGCTCGGGGTTCTCCAGTTCGTGTCCACGGCCGCGATCACCGCCGGGTACCTGCGGTTCGCGCGGCGCCGGATCGATCCCGGCGTGGACAAGGTCCGCCGGCAGGCAGGAGTGCAGTGA